A stretch of DNA from Rheinheimera sp. MMS21-TC3:
CCAATGGCACTGCCCGGTAGCTACGTTCGGAACGAATAAGCGCTGAAAGCATCTAAGCGCGAAGTCGGCCACGAGATGAGTCATCCCTCAGACTTAGAGTCTGCTAAAGGGTCGTTGAAGACCACAACGTTGATAGGTCAGGTGTGGAAGCGCAGCGATGTGTTAAGCTAACTGATACTAATTGCCCGTGTGGCTTAACCATACAACGCCCAAGCTGTTTTAAAGAAGTGTTATAGTGTGTCGAATTACTAAAGCTTGCTAAATTAAAGAGCACAAACAGTTTTTTGCCTGGTGGCAATAGCGCTGTGGAACCACCTGATCCCATTCCGAACTCAGAAGTGAAACGCAGCTGCGACGATGGTAGTGTAGCATTCGCTATGCGAGAGTAGTTCACCGCCAGGCACCCAATAACAGACCCCAGCTCGATGAGCTGGGGTTTTTTATTGTCTGCGATTGGTTGGTAACAGCTCGGAATACTGTAGTTCACCGCCAACAATGTTTTGTTATTATCTAATATATTAGTTGGGCTTGTTTGTATTTGAAATCCAGCTGCTAAATCGCTCGAAGAATAATAGGTAACTATTTCTGCCTACAAAAAAGCCCCTAAATAGGGGCTTTATCAATATCTAAATAACATCAAATCTTTAACGGATTAAATTACCTTGATTATCAAATTGCCAATCCGGCTTAGCGAGTAAACGTAAATGCATACTTGCATCATTCTTTTTTACAGCCTCAATAAAATGCTTATTATGATCAAGAAAAACTAACCATTCGGATGCTGTGTTAGAAATTGTAGTGTCATCTATTGCAACATGCATACCCATATAGGTAGGAGTCATATTTTTCCAACCCTGATTAACTTTAAAAATATAGCGGCTGTCATAATCTATATGGAGAAAATTTGCTTGTTCTATAACATTGAGTAACTGCCTATCACTAATTGATACTAATGCAATAGCATTACTTCTTTCTATTAGTTTTTTAATTTCAGCAGACTTTGAAGCAGCTAATTGTTTATTGCTTGCATCAGCCGTGATGGGCGCTTTTTTTAGTTCAGTTGCAATTTCTAATGAGAAAACTGTTAGCTCATATTTATCTAAAAGCACTTGATAAGACTGATAGTCTTCACAATCATTTAGCTCGGTAATACTATTTTTAACATAAGAGGTCATTTTACGATCTATTAAAGTTATAGCCGATAGATCAGTCATCTTAAGTTTTTGCTGTAATAAATCTTGCCGTTTAGTTATTGGCGATTGTGGATAAACTTTTGCCATAGCAGATTCTGGGTATCGATTAATACAGAATTGCTGAAACCGATTAAGCTCTGCATCTTGTAGGCTCATCTCCACTGCAGATTGCAAAGTCCTGCGCTCAGATGGTGAATAACCGTTTGCAGAATATAAAGGATTAGAAAGCAAGCCTGTCAAAGTGATAATCGTAAGCATAATTGGTTTCTTAAGGTGCTAAATGCGGCACACTAGCTGTAATAAGCAAAAAAGTAAAGCAAATAATAATGATAAAATAATTTGCTGTAATAAGTGTAATTTAATTGAGTAAAATTACGGTTTTCTTTGTATGTTTTTATCTAAAGCTAACAATTGCTGCCAGGCATCTAATATCGCATTTTTACCTGCAAGTTTATAATCAGTACTTATCTGCTGCCAACTATGCTGTTGCCAAAGCTTTGCCACTAAAGTTGCAGCTATAGTCTTAGGTATAGTTTTAAAGTTATGATTAAACCATACTAGCAGTAAGTGACTGATAAGCTCATAGGGTCTTTGTTGTTGACTAAATAGCCAGAGTTGCTCTAGTTCTCTGGCTGTTAAGAGCGGAGTTGGCGTTGTTGCTGACAGTGCTATGATTAGTTTTGGCTCAAGCTTAGGGTAATGTTCTGCAACTAAACTAGGTAATAGCTGCTGAAAATTAGCTGCTAATTCTTTGCTCTTATCGCCCTCTTTTTTGCAGACTTTTAGCATTAATAAAGAATATTCACCGCTGGCCTTATCTGCACGCTGGCCTAGTCTAATAGGAAGGTAATCTGCTTGTTGCCAAAATTTTAATAGGCTTAAACTTACACCATAACTAGTGCCTAAATAGGCAAAATTATTGTCTTTGGCATAGGCGTCAATATGGCCTAATAAATAACTACCTAACTGTTGCCGTTGTAATTCAGGTTGCACAGCTATACGCATTACTCTAAGTAAGCTTAAACTTGCCATCTCGGGTTGAGCACAATGAAATGCTAAGTTTTGTGCGAGTAAATGGCCTTGCAACCGGCGTTGGCCAAAGTAGATTTGCTTTGCTAACTGTGGCTCTATCTTACCCTCAGCACTAAGTAAGGCGCAGGCAAGGACAGTATTTTCAGCTTCTAGCGTTATAACGCTTAGATATGGGTTATCTAGCAGCGAGGCTAAATCCTTAACCTGGGTTTGATAATGGGCCAAGCTAAGTAAACTAAATACTTGTTGTAGCTTTTCTGGTTGCTTTAGCCAATCTGCAGCAGTATAGCAATGAATATTAGTACAGCGGTTTGTTAGATTACTAAGCAGTGGGCTTGTTGATTGTAATAAAAAACTGGCGAAAACTAATTGCTCAAGCGGATCATTTTGCTGATAACGAATAGGTGTTTTCAAGTGTAACTTATACCAACCTGGGCAATGCAGGTTTAAGTGCTGCTGAAAGCGGACGGTAAAGCCACGGCCAGTACCTTCATAGCCATGCTCTGTGGTTGCAAAAACAATTCTGCTATAGCGGGTGAGTAGCTGCTGCAGTATTGGCGTTGGTATTGCTGCCGCCTCATCAATAAATAGTAAAGCCGCAGTAGGGGCTTGCTGAATTAACTCGTCAATAGCAATAAATAAAAAACTGTTATGTAAGTGAGCAGGTGCAAGATTTTTAAAATGTTGTAGTGCAATGGCTGCAGCTTGAGGTGACGGCGCAGTTATAATAAATGGTTGTGTTGTTTGACTAACTAATTGCGCAGCGGCTATGCCTAAAGCTGCCGATTTACCTCTGCCGCGATCAGCTGTCAACACTAAAGGCCGACGCCGATGGCCCGTTAGGACACGCTGGATAGCTTGCACTGCTTGTTGCTGATCACAAGTAGCATAAGGTGACGGTGCTTGCTTAATAATCGTTTTAGTTGGCCATGTCAGTGATTGCAGTAATTGTTGGTTATGGCCAATAATGACGTTACTTTGCTGTAATTGTTGCAGCCAAAAAGCGATAAAATGTCCTTGATGCTGGCTTGCATCTAAGGGGTAGGGTAATAAGCTTTGATGGGCTGTATTAGACTGCTGTGACCATTGGCTAAACTCGGGACAGAGTAGTAACCATAAACCACCGGCTTTAACACAACCCGAGCTTGCGGCTACAGCATCAGCAGAAAAACCATTAAAGGCATTTATAACAAGCACATCGCATTCAGTACCAAGTAGCTGATAATTACGGCCAGCATTAACAATAGTTGCTTGCGGTGGTGCATCATCACCTAGCCAATAGGTTGTAAGCTCACTGTTGTTGTTTAGCCATTGTTTGGTTAATGGCAATAATTGCTCTGCACTACCTTGCCAAACTATTGGCAGCCTGATTTGTAAGCTAGCAGCTTGTGCCAACCAGGTTGCCAGTTGAGGTAGGGTTACCATTAGCCGACTGCTTGTAAGCGGGCATAAGCGGTAACTAACCATTTACTGCCAACTTGGTCAAAGTTTACTTGGATCCTTGATTGCGCACCTGTACCTTCATAATTTAACACAGTACCTTCACCAAACTTAGCATGCTGAACCCGCTGACCTAAATTAAAACCTGTATTTTCAAATGCAACATGACTGGCTTGGTTGCTGAAGCGGCTAAACTGTGTTGGCTTACTAACCTGTGTATTTAGCCTAATTTCTTCGACATATTCAGCTGGGATTTCGCGTAAAAAGCGCGATGGTCTATTATTCTGCTCTTGGCCATATAAGCGGCGACTTTCTGCATGGCATAAATATAGCTTTTGCATCGCTCGGGTCATACCAACGTAGCATAAGCGGCGCTCTTCTTCTAACCGAGTAGGATCTTCAGAGCTTTGCATGCTGGGGAACATGCCTTCTTCTAAACCACAAATAAAAACTTGCGGAAACTCTAAGCCTTTGGCGCTATGCAAAGTCATTAGTTGTACTGCATCAGAATGCTCTTCAGCTTGATACTCACCCGCCTCTAAAGCTGCTTGTGACAAAAACGCCGCTAAGGGTGTCATCTCAACATCATTAGCAGTATCAAAGTTTTGGCAGGCTGTTATTAATTCATTTAAGTTTTCAATTCTAGTTTCTGCCTTTTCACCTTTCTCTGCTTGATACATGGCATATAAACCAGATTTTTTAATCGCATGCTCAGCTTGTTCGTGTAACGGTAGCTCGGCTGTTTGCTCAGCTAAAAGATCAATTAACTGCATAAAGTTGCTAATGGCATTAGCAGCACGGCCAGATAATTGTTGTTCGCTCAATAATTGCTGCAGACTTTGCCATAAGGTTATTTGTTGGCTGCGGGCATGAATGCGCACTTTATTTAACGTTGTTTCGCCTATACCACGGGCTGGGGTGTTAACTACGCGCTCTAATGCTGCATCATCTAAGCGGTTATTCATTAAGCGTAAATAGGCTAGGGCATCTTTTATCTCTTGTCGCTCATAGAAGCGTAAACCGCCGTAAATACGATAATGTAAACCTTCTTGAATTAAGGCTTCTTCTAGTACGCGAGATTGAGCATTATTGCGATATAAAATGGCGCTATCAGTTAAGCTGCCGCCTTTTTTCATCCAGTCGCGCACTCTGCCAACAATAAAGCGAGCCTCATCTAGTTCATTAAAGGCGGTATATAAAGAAATGGCCTCGCCTTCAGCGCCATCGGTCCATAAGTCTTTGCCTAAACGGCCACTATTGTAGGCAATTACCGCATTAGCCGCTTTTAAAATAGTGGCTGTTGAACGGTAGTTTTGCTCTAACCTTATAGTTGCAACATCAGGGAAGTCTTTTAAGAAGGTTTGAATATTCTCGACTTGGGCGCCTCGCCAGCCATAAATAGATTGGTCATCATCGCCAACAATCATCACTTTAGCGCTAGTGCCGGCTAACAGCTTTAGCCACTGATATTGAATAGCGTTAGTATCTTGAAATTCGTCGACCAGTATATGCCGAAAGCGTTGTTGATAATGTTGCCGAACATCGGCATTATTTTTCAGTAACTCAAAACTGCGTAATAAAATTTCAGCAAAATCGACCAGACCAGAGCGATCGCACATTTCTTGATAAGCAGTGTAAATTTTAAGCATTTGTTGCAAGCTAAAATCACCTGAAGCATCAATCATGTTTGGCCGCTGGCCTTCATCTTTACGACCGTTAATAAACCACTGTACTTGCTTAGCAGGCCAGTGCTTTTCATCTAGATTTAAAGCTTTAAGAATGCGCCTTACCAAGCGGTATTGATCGTCAGTATCAATAATTTGAAAACTTTGCGGCAAGCTAGCTTCTTGATAATGGGCCCGCAGCATGCGATGGGATAAACCATGAAAGGTGCCCATCCAAAGGTTATTTAAACTAACGCCTATGGTTTGTTCAATACGGCCGCGCATTTCTTTAGAGGCTTTGTTAGTAAAAGTCACCGCCAGTAAACTAAAAGGCGCCACGCGCTCAACTTGCATTAACCACGCTAACCGGTGGACTAAGACCCGAGTTTTACCACTGCCGGCCCCTGCTAGCACTAGCATATGTTGCGGCGATGCAGCTACTGCATCCCGTTGTTTATCGTTTAACCCGTCTAACAGGTAAGATACATCCATTGGTATTTCTCGCTAAGCATAATGCCAGCTATTATAACAGCCAAAACCAGTGCGCCAAGCTAACAGCACTTATTAGTGGATAAATAACCAGTTAAAGTTAATTCTTAGTAACGAGGTGTGATTAAAGTGATTTTTTCTGTTAGGTTGTGATAAAATGGTTAATTATTTTATCTGCGGAGATATAAAGAATGGATGTGGTTAAAGAGTGCAAAGAATTATGCAAAGATAAAGAATTTTTAAGAGTTCTAGATTTAGCGCGAGGGCAAGTAGGAGATGAGGTACGTTCTGCGAATAGTGGTGCTGGTTATGATCCTATGAGAGTAAGAAGATCTTTAGGCGTAATAATCCGTAAAAATAGCAAAGGAATATACAGTTTTAGCAGAGTAAGTTCAAATGTACCACAAGGCCGTGAGTGTGTTGGCAATAATGGTTTAACCTGCAATTTTATCGATATAATTGATGATAAATTTACCGTTGCTATTCTTGTTGGTGTTTCTCCTGGTACACGTTTAGAGAGCTTTAGTTCAGCCCATTTCCAGAATATATATAAAAGACTTGCAATTAAAACTGAAAAAGTAATTTTTGTTATGGGAACCGGTACTAATGCAATCGGAGCATTGTATGTGAGTGATGATGAAACAATGGTTAGAATAAGGTGAAAATATGGAATATCTACAAAAAATAACTTTTGTTTTAATGTTATTTAATGGTTTTGCTTGTGCAAGTAATGACTTAAAAACATATCAGTTACAAACTTCAGTGATCCATCTAATATCTGCACCTGAACATCATTATAATAAAAATATTGTAGTCGACGGAATTTTTATTGGTTTTAATCAGAATAATCTATTTTTCGATGCAAAGCATGCAGAGTATATGCTTAATGCTATGAGCATAAATATTCTGGATGACTCTGATGACGAGAGCCTAACTAATTCCTCCTGTAGTGGTGAATGGGTAGAAGTTTGGGGAACATTTATAAAAACTATTGATCCTGAGATAAGTTATTTTAAAGGGCGGATAGTAGTTGATAAGATGATATTGCATAAAAATGGTAAAACATGCTGGAAACGAATTAAGCCTTCCTTTTTAGATAAAGCTAAGTAAGTTAAAATTTATAATCGATAACTTCATTGTTTTCTGTAGCTAAAAGGATTAATTATTTGCAATTAATCCTTTTAGCATGTGCACATCAGTCAGTCTAATATGCGGCAATATCGATATGCTACTGTTATGGTGATCAAGCCAAGCGGTTTGGCAACCAGCATTTAAAGCGCCGATGACGTCGGCACGATGGCTGTCGCCGATATGTAATATTTGTGCCGGTGCTAGCTTGAGTTGTTTAGCGGCGTTTAAGAATAGATCAGAATAAGGTTTCATTCGCCCGTCAGGTCCTGCTTGCAAACTAAACTCAAACCAGTGGCCTATGTCCATCTTGTCAATGCAAGCATTACCATTAGTAATAGCAATAAGTTTATAATACTTCGCTAGCTCAGCCAGTAGTTGCTTAATTTTAATATCGACGCTGATATTAGTCCGTTGTTGTAAAAAAGCGCTATAGGCAATATCAGCAATGTTTTTGGCATCAGTTTGATTAAACTTAAGTCTTAATAAACCGGCTTCAAGACTAAGTAACCGCCAACGACCAAGATCATGACGAATTTCTGGGTTTGCTATGGCTAATAGCTGACGTTGTTGTAACCAAAAAGCATTATCAGTTTTTATTTTGCTTGGTAATTGTTGGCCGAGAGCTTGTAACATTGCATGTTCAGCCGCTGCTATAACGGGTTTATTGTTATACAGCGTATCGTCTAAATCAAAAGACAACGTTTGAATAGGCTGTAATTGTTTATAAATTTGCATTACGATTTCTTCTTCGCTCTAGGATGGGCACTATCATACACTTTAGCTAAATGCGTAAAGTCGAGATGGGTATACACCTGAGTGGTGCTTAAGTTAGCGTGGCCAAGCAACTCTTGCACTGCACGCAAATCTTGACTGGACTCTAACATATGGCTAGCGAATGAATGGCGCAGCATATGGGGGTGCAAATGTTGACTTAAGCCTTGCTGCTTGGCCCATAGCTGCACTCGTTGCCTAACATGCCTAGCACTAATGCGCTTATGTTGTTTACTAACAAACAAGGCTAGCTTGTCAGCTTCGGCTAATTGCTGGCTAAAAGCGGGGCGCATGCTTAGCCAATGTTGAATGGCATTTAACGCTAGGCTGCCAACCGGCACTAAGCGTTGTTTATTGCCTTTACCGATAACGCGTAATAACTTTTGCTGCCAATCAATATCGTTAATATTTAAATTAACCAATTCTTCTAAGCGCAAACCAGATGAATAAAATAGCTCTAAAATAGCTTTATCACGACTAGCTAAAATATCATCACTACTATCAAAGTTTAGTAGATGATTAACTTGGTCTATGGCCAAATTTTTGGGTAAGTCGCGTGCGGCTTTAGGCAGAGTTAAATATAGTGCTGGGTTATCTTGGCGTAGCTTTTGAGCTTGTAAAAACGAAAAAAAACTGCGTAAAGCGGCAACTTTTAAGGCGATAGTGCGCGGCTTAATACCCGCTAATCGCAAAGTGTTAATGTGCTGCTTAAGCTGAGCTTGCTCTAGCGTAAACCAATTTAGCTGCTGCCATTCTGGGTTGTTATATACGCTTAAGCCGACTTGCTGCAATTGACGCTGATAGCTAGCTAGGGTGTTTTTGCTATAACCGCGTTCGTATTGCAAATAGTATAAAAAGTTGTCGATTGGTTGTTGCCAATCGACACTAAGAACGGACTCTTGCTTAGGTTGCGTCATAACCTGGTAGTAACTCAGTTAAAATATGACTTAAATGCTGTAAAAACAGCTGGTCCATATTGGGCTGAAAATGATCATCATGCTCGCTACCAAAAGCCAGTAAGGCTAAAGGCTTTTTATCCTGTTTAATTAATACTAACGCTACTGAGTGAATATTGTTTGGGAATAGCATTTGCTGCTCTTCTTTATTTAACCGGCCTAAATATACCCCCTTGTTATCTAATCGGCGCGATAATAACATTTGAAAAACATCAATATCGTTATCGGTAAAACGGATAAGCTTAAAAGTATGGACTAGTGGCATAGTATCAATAAACTGCTGCAAGCCGGCTTGAGCTTGTTGCATGCTAGTTGCTTGATACAGCTGAGCTTGTAGCTGATTAAAGGCAGTAAAGAGCAATTCATTTTGGCGCGCAATAGACATTAATCGGGTTATATCATCTTCTAAAGCTTGAATTTTTTCGCGTTGCATCTCTAATTGCCGTTCAACTAAAGACACGCTACCCCGTTGTTTATGCGATAAACGTAATGACGCTAACAGTTGCGGACGTTGCTGAAAAAACTCTGGGTGGTCTTGCAAATAATCGCTAACTACTTCAGCGGCAATTATATCTTGGTTGATTAAACTTTCGGTCATAAAGCTATTTGTCCATCAAAAACATGCTCTGCTGGGCCGGTCATCTTAACGGGGTGGCCCGGGCCGTTCCAGCGAATGTGTACAGTACCACCAGCTAAGTCTACTTGTACTTGGTGTTGCAGTTTATTTTGTAACAGGCCTATAACTACAGCAGCACAAGCGTTAGCGCCGTAGGCTAAGGTTTCACCAAGGTCTCGTTGCCATACCCGCAATTTTATATGACTAGGGGTTACAACTTGCATAAAGCCAATATTAGCTCGCTCTGGAAAACGTTCATGGCGTTCAAAAATAGGGCCTTGTACATCAACAGCGGCTGTGGTTATTTCGTCAACAATGAGTATGGCATGGGGTTCACCCATAGCAACTACGCCACAAAGTAAGGTGTGCTCTTCAGCGCGTAAAATGTAGGTTAGTTCTTGTTTTTGAGCTTTAAACGGAATTTTAGCAGGCTCTAACTGCGGTGTACCCATATTCACTGTGACTTGGCCATCGGCTTCGATGTAAAGCTTCATTTTACTTGATTGGGTACTGACACCTATAGTGTGTTTATTCGTTAAACCACGGGCACGTACAAACTTGGCAAAACATCTGGCACCATTAGCGCATTGCTCTGTTTCAGTGCCGTCAGCATTAAAAATACGGTAATGAAAATCGAGCTCAGGATCATAAGGAGGCTCGGCCATCAGCAACTTATCAAAACCAATACCAGTATGGCGATTAGCTAAGGCTTTGATTTGCTCTTTAGTTAGAAACACATTTTGGCTTACAGCATCGACCATCATAAAGTCATTACCTAAGCTATGCATTTTAGTAAAATGTAATAACATTAGCGCCTTATAAATTAACTAGTTAATACTTGTTCGCCACGCCACAAGTCTTGCCATTGCTCACGAGCACGGATCAAGTGTAATGCAGTGCCATCAACTAAAACTTCAGCCGCTCTGGGGCGACTATTATAGTTAGAACTCATGGTAAAACCGTAAGCGCCGGCAGAGCGTACTGCCAGTAAGTCACCTTGCTTAATCGCTAAGGGGCGATCTTTACCTAAAAAGTCACCCGTTTCACAAACTGGGCCAACTACATCATAAACAGTTCTAGGCAACGAGTTATTTAACACTATAGGCACAATATCTTGCCAAGCACTGTATAACGCAGGGCGAATTAAGTCATTCATAGCCGCATCAACAATAGCAAAGTTCTTCTCGTTACCCGGTTTTAAATACTCAACCTTAGTTAATAACACACCAGCATTAGCCATAATGGCGCGGCCAGGCTCCATAATAAGTTCTAG
This window harbors:
- the dapF gene encoding diaminopimelate epimerase → MLLHFTKMHSLGNDFMMVDAVSQNVFLTKEQIKALANRHTGIGFDKLLMAEPPYDPELDFHYRIFNADGTETEQCANGARCFAKFVRARGLTNKHTIGVSTQSSKMKLYIEADGQVTVNMGTPQLEPAKIPFKAQKQELTYILRAEEHTLLCGVVAMGEPHAILIVDEITTAAVDVQGPIFERHERFPERANIGFMQVVTPSHIKLRVWQRDLGETLAYGANACAAVVIGLLQNKLQHQVQVDLAGGTVHIRWNGPGHPVKMTGPAEHVFDGQIAL
- the xerC gene encoding tyrosine recombinase XerC, whose protein sequence is MTQPKQESVLSVDWQQPIDNFLYYLQYERGYSKNTLASYQRQLQQVGLSVYNNPEWQQLNWFTLEQAQLKQHINTLRLAGIKPRTIALKVAALRSFFSFLQAQKLRQDNPALYLTLPKAARDLPKNLAIDQVNHLLNFDSSDDILASRDKAILELFYSSGLRLEELVNLNINDIDWQQKLLRVIGKGNKQRLVPVGSLALNAIQHWLSMRPAFSQQLAEADKLALFVSKQHKRISARHVRQRVQLWAKQQGLSQHLHPHMLRHSFASHMLESSQDLRAVQELLGHANLSTTQVYTHLDFTHLAKVYDSAHPRAKKKS
- the uvrD gene encoding DNA helicase II; its protein translation is MDVSYLLDGLNDKQRDAVAASPQHMLVLAGAGSGKTRVLVHRLAWLMQVERVAPFSLLAVTFTNKASKEMRGRIEQTIGVSLNNLWMGTFHGLSHRMLRAHYQEASLPQSFQIIDTDDQYRLVRRILKALNLDEKHWPAKQVQWFINGRKDEGQRPNMIDASGDFSLQQMLKIYTAYQEMCDRSGLVDFAEILLRSFELLKNNADVRQHYQQRFRHILVDEFQDTNAIQYQWLKLLAGTSAKVMIVGDDDQSIYGWRGAQVENIQTFLKDFPDVATIRLEQNYRSTATILKAANAVIAYNSGRLGKDLWTDGAEGEAISLYTAFNELDEARFIVGRVRDWMKKGGSLTDSAILYRNNAQSRVLEEALIQEGLHYRIYGGLRFYERQEIKDALAYLRLMNNRLDDAALERVVNTPARGIGETTLNKVRIHARSQQITLWQSLQQLLSEQQLSGRAANAISNFMQLIDLLAEQTAELPLHEQAEHAIKKSGLYAMYQAEKGEKAETRIENLNELITACQNFDTANDVEMTPLAAFLSQAALEAGEYQAEEHSDAVQLMTLHSAKGLEFPQVFICGLEEGMFPSMQSSEDPTRLEEERRLCYVGMTRAMQKLYLCHAESRRLYGQEQNNRPSRFLREIPAEYVEEIRLNTQVSKPTQFSRFSNQASHVAFENTGFNLGQRVQHAKFGEGTVLNYEGTGAQSRIQVNFDQVGSKWLVTAYARLQAVG
- a CDS encoding tRNA(Met) cytidine acetyltransferase TmcA; the protein is MVTLPQLATWLAQAASLQIRLPIVWQGSAEQLLPLTKQWLNNNSELTTYWLGDDAPPQATIVNAGRNYQLLGTECDVLVINAFNGFSADAVAASSGCVKAGGLWLLLCPEFSQWSQQSNTAHQSLLPYPLDASQHQGHFIAFWLQQLQQSNVIIGHNQQLLQSLTWPTKTIIKQAPSPYATCDQQQAVQAIQRVLTGHRRRPLVLTADRGRGKSAALGIAAAQLVSQTTQPFIITAPSPQAAAIALQHFKNLAPAHLHNSFLFIAIDELIQQAPTAALLFIDEAAAIPTPILQQLLTRYSRIVFATTEHGYEGTGRGFTVRFQQHLNLHCPGWYKLHLKTPIRYQQNDPLEQLVFASFLLQSTSPLLSNLTNRCTNIHCYTAADWLKQPEKLQQVFSLLSLAHYQTQVKDLASLLDNPYLSVITLEAENTVLACALLSAEGKIEPQLAKQIYFGQRRLQGHLLAQNLAFHCAQPEMASLSLLRVMRIAVQPELQRQQLGSYLLGHIDAYAKDNNFAYLGTSYGVSLSLLKFWQQADYLPIRLGQRADKASGEYSLLMLKVCKKEGDKSKELAANFQQLLPSLVAEHYPKLEPKLIIALSATTPTPLLTARELEQLWLFSQQQRPYELISHLLLVWFNHNFKTIPKTIAATLVAKLWQQHSWQQISTDYKLAGKNAILDAWQQLLALDKNIQRKP
- a CDS encoding DUF484 family protein, which produces MTESLINQDIIAAEVVSDYLQDHPEFFQQRPQLLASLRLSHKQRGSVSLVERQLEMQREKIQALEDDITRLMSIARQNELLFTAFNQLQAQLYQATSMQQAQAGLQQFIDTMPLVHTFKLIRFTDNDIDVFQMLLSRRLDNKGVYLGRLNKEEQQMLFPNNIHSVALVLIKQDKKPLALLAFGSEHDDHFQPNMDQLFLQHLSHILTELLPGYDAT
- a CDS encoding HAD-IA family hydrolase; protein product: MQIYKQLQPIQTLSFDLDDTLYNNKPVIAAAEHAMLQALGQQLPSKIKTDNAFWLQQRQLLAIANPEIRHDLGRWRLLSLEAGLLRLKFNQTDAKNIADIAYSAFLQQRTNISVDIKIKQLLAELAKYYKLIAITNGNACIDKMDIGHWFEFSLQAGPDGRMKPYSDLFLNAAKQLKLAPAQILHIGDSHRADVIGALNAGCQTAWLDHHNSSISILPHIRLTDVHMLKGLIANN